From the genome of Impatiens glandulifera chromosome 9, dImpGla2.1, whole genome shotgun sequence, one region includes:
- the LOC124914477 gene encoding translation initiation factor IF3-1, mitochondrial: MAFLCRIKQSKLNNISNQFRRWYFQVPGGLAERNIPSVIRIPSIVDQRRIPHDFFYSNVRFLSAQVKKPNNQGAPTKEKEEESDEPRLNEKITAEFIRLVSDEGHYVMPKREALENARKLNLDLVEVQRNGKPPVCKIMDYNREKFAKQTKDKVRVKENKTKDTLKTGACKEIRFPVKAEQKDLQMKADAAKKLMEKGYRVKCTVVLDNKKKQSTPSGKEGDEFGGYILRVSNLISEFSVIESVSKGEKSAYLVARHVKFGQLKKAKKISIEDFAKSELPEDDDGELNGVFDVEEDEKVPSRSSGPKEAIQTRPNLHGQRMQSQSGLNPGSGMRTGASTPANDISKPKLPHPTGGPGSSTGTSYGIFSRPSKDNGDSSGGGGRPAEDNRYKKGSGSSSTRVGGNSPNQGPNGSSGGKWGIFSGEGSNPSPNPNGNSGSRTN; this comes from the exons ATGGCCTTTTTATGCCGGATCAAACAATCAAAGCTTAACAACATTTCAAATCAGTTTCGCCGATGGTATTTCCAAGTTCCTGGAGGTTTAGCTGAGAGAAATATACCTTCGGTTATCAGGATTCCAAGTATTGTTGATCAACGGAGGATTCCACATGATTTCTTCTACAGTAATGTGAGATTCTTGTCGGCTCAGGTTAAG AAACCAAACAATCAGGGAGCACCGACgaaggaaaaagaagaagagagtgATGAACCTCGGTTGAATGAGAAAATTACTGCTGAGTTCATTAGGCTTGTTAGTGATGAAG GGCATTATGTAATGCCTAAAAGAGAAGCCTTAGAGAATGCTAGGAAGTTGAACCTAGACCTTGTTGAG GTTCAACGAAATGGTAAACCACCTGTCTGCAAAATTATGGACTATAACAGAGAGAAGTTTGCCAAACAGACGAAGGATAAAGTGCGTGTGAAGGAGAACAAG ACCAAAGATACTCTGAAAACTGGGGCTTGCAAAGAAATTCGATTTCCTGTTAAAGCT GAACAAAAGGATCTTCAGATGAAAGCAGATGCAGCTAAGAAATTAATGGAGAAAGGTTATCGTGTGAAG TGTACGGTAGTTCTCGATAACAAAAAGAAACAGAGTACGCCGTCGGGTAAAGAAGGTGACGAATTCGGAGGCTATATCTTACGTGTCTCAAATCTG ATCAGCGAGTTTTCAGTAATTGAAAGTGTATCAAAAGGAGAGAAATCAGCCTATCTTGTCGCCAGGCATGTCAAATTTGGCCAGTTAAAGAAAGCAAAGAAAATTTCCATAGAAGATTTTGCAAAATCAGAGTTGCCCGAGGATGATGATGGCGAATTGAATGGCGTCTTTGATGTTGAAGAGGACGAAAAGGTTCCTTCACGTAGTTCTGGTCCAAAAGAAGCAATCCAAACAAGGCCGAATCTTCATGGCCAAAGAATGCAATCACAATCTGGTTTGAATCCTGGATCTGGGATGAGAACCGGGGCTAGTACACCTGCAAATGACATTTCTAAGCCAAAATTACCGCATCCGACTGGTGGTCCTGGTTCTTCTACAGGTACAAGTTATGGAATATTTAGCCGCCCTTCTAAAGATAATGGCGATTCAAGTGGTGGTGGTGGCAGACCTGCTGAAGATAATAGGTATAAGAAAGGAAGCGGATCTAGTTCAACTAGGGTTGGAGGAAACTCACCTAATCAAGGTCCAAACGGTTCTTCTGGTGGGAAATGGGGAATCTTTAGCGGTGAAGGCTCGAACCCGAGCCCGAACCCAAATGGGAATTCGGGTAGCCGAACTAATTAA